One genomic window of Pseudomonas sp. LFM046 includes the following:
- a CDS encoding DUF1249 domain-containing protein — MDVNLLRDRYRVDLIGLQAACEANYARLMRLLPQMREVRGSRRVALSQGERLLGVLALEVVEACPYTTTLQVRQEHSLPWLPSPQLEVRVYHDARMAEVVGAENARRFRSVYSYPNADMHQPDEKSQLNLFLGEWLSHCLACGHELEPVVL; from the coding sequence GTGGACGTGAATCTGTTGCGCGATCGCTACCGGGTCGACCTCATCGGGCTGCAAGCAGCCTGTGAGGCGAACTACGCGCGCCTGATGCGTCTGCTCCCGCAGATGCGCGAGGTGCGCGGTTCCCGGCGTGTCGCGTTGAGCCAGGGCGAACGCCTGCTGGGCGTGCTGGCCCTGGAAGTGGTCGAGGCCTGCCCTTACACCACCACCCTGCAAGTCCGCCAGGAGCACAGCCTGCCCTGGCTCCCGTCTCCGCAGTTGGAAGTGCGCGTCTACCATGACGCGCGTATGGCTGAAGTGGTCGGTGCCGAGAATGCACGGCGTTTCCGTAGCGTGTACTCCTATCCCAATGCCGACATGCACCAGCCCGATGAGAAGAGTCAGCTGAACCTCTTCCTTGGTGAATGGCTCAGTCATTGCCTGGCCTGCGGCCACGAGCTGGAACCCGTCGTCCTCTAG
- a CDS encoding NUDIX domain-containing protein — protein MTETFKPGPDAVEMVERETCFQGFYRLDRLSLRHQLFSGEMGPVIHRELFVRHDAVCVLPYDPLQDTVVLIEQFRVGAYGKSESPWLLELVAGLIDKDEEPEEVARREAVEEADLQLTSLWPITTYYPSPGGSNERVHLYLGRCDSSGAGGVHGLAEEGEDIRVHVLPLEDAMALMREGRLDNAASMLALQWLALNRTEVRGLWT, from the coding sequence ATGACCGAAACCTTCAAGCCAGGCCCCGACGCTGTCGAAATGGTCGAACGCGAGACCTGCTTCCAGGGTTTTTACCGGCTGGACCGCCTGAGCCTGCGCCACCAGCTGTTCTCCGGCGAAATGGGACCGGTCATCCATCGGGAACTCTTCGTCCGTCATGATGCTGTCTGCGTCCTGCCCTATGATCCGCTGCAGGATACGGTGGTGCTGATCGAACAGTTCCGTGTCGGGGCCTACGGCAAGAGCGAAAGCCCCTGGCTGCTGGAGCTGGTTGCCGGGCTGATCGACAAGGACGAGGAACCGGAAGAGGTCGCCCGTCGGGAAGCTGTCGAAGAAGCTGATCTGCAGTTGACTTCACTGTGGCCGATCACCACTTACTATCCTTCACCAGGGGGCTCCAACGAGCGCGTGCACCTGTACCTCGGACGCTGTGACAGCAGCGGCGCGGGGGGCGTACACGGGCTGGCGGAGGAGGGCGAGGATATCCGCGTGCACGTGCTGCCGCTGGAGGACGCCATGGCCCTGATGCGCGAAGGGCGACTGGACAACGCCGCAAGTATGCTGGCCCTGCAGTGGCTGGCGCTGAACCGTACCGAAGTCAGGGGATTGTGGACGTGA
- a CDS encoding DUF3298 and DUF4163 domain-containing protein, with amino-acid sequence MLPGGSDKLEPQRHAWEHLKPGCQGESCPLVNIDTISFADEPQLNALINQRLLQMTQDSPGAPLPASLESYEKDFLASAQHNWSSYLQAKVLEQHDKLVLVELSSYLYTGGAHGMPGRGFINYDRKLEKPLSLGDMLLPGQEDAFWKVAEKAHGRWLAVNKFDQDPEFIKTWPFERTANVGLGYGAVILKYDVYSIAPYSSGHPELRIPYPQLNGILKPQYFPGRG; translated from the coding sequence ATGTTGCCCGGCGGCAGCGACAAGCTGGAGCCGCAGCGCCACGCCTGGGAACACCTGAAGCCCGGCTGCCAGGGCGAGAGCTGCCCGCTGGTGAACATCGACACCATCAGCTTCGCCGACGAACCGCAGCTCAATGCACTGATCAACCAGCGCCTGCTGCAAATGACCCAGGACAGCCCCGGCGCGCCGCTGCCGGCCTCGCTCGAATCCTATGAGAAGGACTTCCTCGCCAGCGCCCAGCACAACTGGAGCAGCTACCTGCAGGCCAAGGTGCTGGAGCAGCACGACAAGCTGGTCCTGGTCGAACTGTCCAGCTACCTCTACACCGGCGGCGCCCACGGAATGCCGGGGCGCGGCTTCATCAACTACGACCGCAAGCTGGAGAAGCCGCTGAGCCTTGGCGACATGCTGCTGCCCGGCCAGGAAGACGCCTTCTGGAAGGTGGCCGAGAAGGCCCACGGCCGCTGGCTGGCGGTCAACAAATTCGACCAGGACCCCGAATTCATCAAGACCTGGCCGTTCGAGCGTACCGCCAACGTCGGCCTGGGCTACGGCGCCGTCATCCTGAAGTACGACGTCTACAGCATCGCGCCGTACTCCAGCGGCCACCCGGAGCTGCGTATTCCCTATCCGCAGCTCAACGGAATATTGAAGCCCCAGTATTTCCCCGGACGCGGCTGA
- the cytX gene encoding putative hydroxymethylpyrimidine transporter CytX produces the protein MVNTPTSYSPTIPVAFDQRVLGTRDLFSLWFSLGLGLMVLQTGALLAPGLGTSDALLAILLGTGVGVLLLGSAAMIGSDTGLAAMASLKLSLGSAGAGLPAFLNLLQLVGWGAFEIIVMRDAASLLGGRGLGDDSLWASPTLWTLVFGALATLLAVAGPLAFVRRILRRWGIWLLLGACVWLTWDLLNRADLSALMARAGDGSMSFALGFDIAIAMPLSWLPLIADYSRFGRRGGGVFVGSALGFFIGCLWLMGLGVAYTLAFAEGSDANALLLALAGAGMGIPLLLILLDESEKAFADIHSAAVSSGILLPLKVEQLALAIGALCTLIAWFAPLAEYQNFLLLIGSVFAPLFGVVLVDHFILRRRRAELAPRVALRWDTLLAWGCGVALYHLLANRWPELGATLPALLAAGGLQFLLGRFSRVRGNTGASIFR, from the coding sequence ATCGTGAACACCCCCACCAGTTATTCGCCGACCATTCCGGTCGCCTTCGATCAGCGCGTACTCGGCACGCGCGACCTGTTTTCCCTCTGGTTCTCCCTCGGCCTTGGCCTGATGGTGCTGCAGACCGGTGCGCTGCTGGCGCCGGGCCTTGGCACCAGCGACGCGCTGCTCGCCATTCTGCTGGGCACCGGCGTCGGCGTGCTGCTGCTGGGCTCCGCCGCCATGATCGGCAGCGATACGGGCCTGGCCGCCATGGCCTCGCTCAAGCTCAGCCTGGGTTCGGCCGGCGCCGGTCTGCCGGCCTTCCTCAACCTGCTGCAACTGGTGGGCTGGGGCGCCTTCGAGATCATCGTGATGCGCGACGCCGCCAGTCTGCTGGGCGGCCGTGGCCTGGGCGATGACAGCCTGTGGGCGTCGCCCACCCTGTGGACCCTGGTATTCGGCGCCCTCGCCACGCTGCTGGCGGTGGCCGGCCCGCTGGCGTTCGTCCGTCGCATCCTGCGTCGCTGGGGTATCTGGCTGCTGCTGGGCGCCTGCGTCTGGCTGACCTGGGACCTGCTGAACCGGGCCGACCTTTCCGCCCTGATGGCGCGCGCCGGTGACGGTTCCATGTCCTTCGCCCTGGGCTTCGACATCGCGATCGCCATGCCGCTGTCCTGGCTGCCGCTGATCGCCGACTACTCGCGCTTCGGCCGTCGTGGCGGCGGCGTGTTCGTCGGCTCGGCGCTGGGCTTCTTCATCGGCTGCCTGTGGCTGATGGGCCTGGGCGTGGCCTACACCCTGGCCTTCGCCGAGGGCAGCGATGCCAACGCCCTGCTGCTGGCGTTGGCCGGTGCCGGCATGGGCATCCCGCTGCTGCTGATCCTGCTGGACGAGTCGGAGAAGGCCTTCGCCGACATCCATTCGGCGGCGGTGTCCAGCGGCATCCTGCTGCCGTTGAAGGTGGAGCAGCTCGCCCTGGCCATCGGTGCCCTGTGCACCCTGATCGCCTGGTTCGCGCCGCTGGCCGAGTACCAGAACTTCCTGCTGCTGATCGGTTCGGTATTCGCCCCGCTGTTCGGCGTGGTGCTGGTGGATCACTTCATCCTGCGCCGCCGCCGTGCCGAGCTGGCGCCTCGGGTGGCGCTGCGCTGGGACACGTTGCTGGCCTGGGGCTGCGGCGTCGCCCTCTACCACCTGCTGGCCAACCGCTGGCCGGAGCTGGGGGCGACCCTGCCGGCATTGCTGGCGGCAGGCGGTCTGCAGTTCCTGCTGGGGCGCTTCAGCCGCGTCCGGGGAAATACTGGGGCTTCAATATTCCGTTGA
- the thiC gene encoding phosphomethylpyrimidine synthase ThiC has translation MTAKQQKNLSESAQVDQQSIQPFPRSQKVYVQGSRPDIRVPMREISLDVTPTAFGGEINAPVTVYDTSGPYTDPNVTIDVRKGLADVRSAWIDDRGDTERLPGLTSEFGQRRLADAELSAMRFAHVRNPRRAKAGQNVSQMHYAKKGIITPEMEYVAIRENMKLAEALAAGLLNEQHPGNSFGAAIPKEITPEFVRQEIARGRAIIPANINHVELEPMIIGRNFLVKINGNIGNSALGSSIEEEVAKLTWGIRWGSDTVMDLSTGKHIHETREWIIRNSPVPIGTVPVYQALEKVGGIAEDLTWELFRDTLIEQAEQGVDYFTIHAGVLLRYVPLTAKRVTGIVSRGGSIMAKWCLAHHKENFLYTHFEEICEIMKAYDVSFSLGDGLRPGSIADANDAAQFGELETLGELTKIAWKHDVQTMIEGPGHVPMHLIKENMEKQLECCEEAPFYTLGPLTTDIAPGYDHITSGIGAAMIGWFGCAMLCYVTPKEHLGLPNKDDVKTGIITYKIAAHAADLAKGHPGAQIRDNALSKARFEFRWEDQFNLGLDPDTARAFHDETLPKDSAKVAHFCSMCGPKFCSMKITQEVRDYAKENGLGDDKQAIAAGFEEQAARFKDEGSVIYKQV, from the coding sequence ATGACCGCAAAACAACAAAAGAACCTGAGCGAAAGCGCCCAGGTCGACCAGCAATCCATCCAGCCTTTCCCCCGTTCCCAGAAGGTCTATGTGCAGGGCTCTCGTCCGGATATCCGCGTGCCCATGCGTGAGATCAGCCTGGACGTGACCCCCACCGCCTTCGGCGGCGAGATCAACGCCCCGGTCACCGTCTATGACACCTCCGGTCCGTACACCGACCCGAACGTCACCATCGACGTGCGCAAGGGCCTGGCGGACGTGCGCTCCGCCTGGATCGACGATCGCGGCGACACCGAGCGCCTGCCGGGCCTGACGTCCGAGTTCGGCCAGCGCCGTCTGGCCGACGCCGAGCTGTCGGCCATGCGCTTCGCCCATGTGCGCAACCCGCGCCGCGCCAAGGCAGGCCAGAACGTCAGCCAGATGCACTACGCGAAGAAGGGCATCATCACGCCCGAGATGGAATACGTCGCCATCCGCGAGAACATGAAACTGGCCGAGGCCCTTGCTGCCGGCCTGCTAAACGAGCAGCATCCGGGCAACAGCTTCGGCGCGGCCATCCCGAAGGAAATCACCCCCGAGTTCGTCCGCCAGGAAATCGCCCGCGGCCGCGCCATCATCCCCGCCAACATCAACCACGTGGAGCTGGAGCCGATGATCATCGGCCGCAACTTCCTGGTGAAGATCAACGGCAACATCGGCAACTCGGCCCTGGGGTCCTCCATCGAGGAAGAAGTGGCCAAGCTGACCTGGGGCATTCGCTGGGGTTCGGACACTGTCATGGACCTGTCCACCGGCAAGCACATCCATGAAACCCGCGAGTGGATCATCCGCAACTCGCCGGTCCCGATCGGCACCGTGCCGGTGTACCAGGCGCTGGAGAAGGTCGGCGGCATCGCCGAGGACCTGACCTGGGAGCTGTTCCGCGACACCCTGATCGAACAGGCCGAGCAGGGCGTGGACTACTTCACCATCCACGCCGGCGTGCTGCTGCGTTACGTACCGCTGACCGCCAAGCGCGTCACCGGCATCGTCTCCCGTGGCGGCTCGATCATGGCCAAGTGGTGCCTGGCCCACCACAAGGAGAATTTCCTCTACACCCACTTCGAGGAAATCTGCGAAATCATGAAGGCCTACGACGTCAGCTTCTCGCTGGGCGACGGCCTGCGTCCCGGCTCCATCGCCGACGCCAACGATGCCGCCCAGTTCGGTGAGCTGGAAACCCTGGGCGAGCTGACCAAGATCGCCTGGAAGCATGACGTGCAGACCATGATCGAGGGCCCCGGCCACGTGCCGATGCATCTGATCAAGGAAAACATGGAGAAGCAGCTGGAGTGCTGCGAGGAAGCGCCGTTCTATACCCTCGGCCCGCTGACCACGGACATCGCCCCCGGCTACGACCACATCACCTCCGGCATCGGCGCCGCGATGATCGGCTGGTTCGGCTGCGCCATGCTCTGCTATGTGACCCCGAAGGAGCACCTGGGCCTGCCGAACAAGGATGACGTGAAGACCGGCATCATTACCTACAAGATCGCCGCTCATGCCGCCGACCTTGCCAAGGGCCACCCGGGCGCGCAGATTCGTGACAACGCACTCTCCAAGGCGCGCTTCGAGTTCCGCTGGGAGGACCAGTTCAACCTCGGCCTGGATCCGGACACCGCCCGCGCCTTCCACGATGAAACCCTGCCGAAGGACTCGGCCAAGGTGGCGCACTTCTGCTCCATGTGCGGGCCGAAGTTCTGCTCCATGAAGATCACCCAGGAAGTTCGCGACTATGCGAAGGAAAACGGCCTGGGCGACGACAAGCAGGCCATCGCCGCAGGCTTCGAGGAGCAGGCTGCGCGATTCAAGGACGAGGGCTCTGTCATCTACAAACAGGTGTAA
- a CDS encoding TolC family outer membrane protein translates to MLRRLSLAIAVASAFAGNAWAVDAPLSAKTDLVTVYKDAVDNNADLAAARANYDAQREAVPQARSGLLPQINGGATADDTRTKLDDPSSTTSRSGIAYQATLSQPIFRADRWFQLKAAESSTEQAALDFSATQQNLILQTAETYFAVLRAQDNLASTKAEEAAFKRQLDQANERFDVGLSDKTDVLEAQAGYDTARANRIIAERNVEDAFQALVTLTNREYASIEGILHTLPVVVPAPNDAKAWVDTASQQNLNLQAANFAVDAAEETLRQRKAGHAPTLDAVASYQKGDNDSLGFSNSPGSTQPNISGDVEQRSIGLQLNIPIYSGGLTSSQVRESYQRLNQTEQQRESLRRTVVQNTRNFHRAVNTDVEQVKARKQSIISNQSALEATEIGYQVGTRNIVDVLDAQRQLYSSVRDYNNARYDYILDNLRLKQAAGTLSPGDLEALAGFLKPDYDPDKDFLPPDLAKAAEASLKGDTEY, encoded by the coding sequence ATGCTGCGCAGACTCTCGCTGGCCATCGCCGTGGCATCCGCCTTCGCCGGAAATGCCTGGGCCGTAGATGCCCCCCTGTCAGCCAAGACGGACCTCGTGACCGTCTACAAGGACGCCGTCGACAACAACGCCGACCTCGCCGCCGCCCGCGCCAACTATGACGCGCAGCGCGAGGCCGTGCCCCAGGCTCGTTCCGGCCTGCTGCCGCAGATAAACGGCGGCGCCACGGCCGACGACACCCGGACCAAGCTGGACGATCCCTCCAGCACCACTTCGCGCAGCGGCATCGCCTACCAGGCGACTCTGAGCCAGCCGATATTCCGCGCTGACCGCTGGTTCCAACTGAAAGCCGCCGAGTCCAGCACCGAGCAGGCTGCCCTGGACTTCTCCGCGACCCAGCAGAACCTGATCCTGCAGACCGCCGAAACCTACTTCGCCGTGCTGCGCGCCCAGGACAACCTGGCCTCGACCAAGGCCGAAGAAGCGGCGTTCAAGCGCCAGCTCGACCAGGCCAACGAGCGTTTCGACGTCGGTCTCTCGGACAAGACCGACGTGCTGGAAGCCCAGGCGGGCTATGACACTGCACGTGCCAACCGGATCATCGCCGAGCGCAACGTGGAAGACGCCTTCCAGGCCCTGGTCACCCTGACCAACCGCGAGTACGCCTCCATCGAGGGTATCCTCCACACCCTTCCGGTCGTGGTACCCGCCCCCAACGATGCCAAGGCGTGGGTCGACACCGCTTCCCAGCAGAACCTCAACCTGCAGGCCGCGAACTTTGCGGTCGACGCCGCCGAAGAGACCCTGCGCCAGCGCAAGGCCGGTCACGCACCAACCCTGGACGCGGTGGCCAGCTACCAGAAGGGCGACAACGACAGCCTGGGCTTCAGCAACAGCCCGGGCAGCACGCAGCCGAATATCAGTGGCGACGTGGAACAGCGCAGCATCGGCCTCCAGCTGAATATCCCGATCTACAGCGGCGGCCTGACCAGTTCGCAGGTGCGCGAGTCCTACCAGCGCCTGAACCAGACCGAACAGCAACGCGAAAGCCTGCGCCGCACCGTGGTGCAGAACACCCGCAACTTCCACCGCGCGGTGAACACCGACGTGGAGCAGGTGAAGGCACGCAAGCAGTCGATCATCTCCAACCAGAGCGCCCTGGAAGCCACCGAGATCGGTTACCAGGTGGGTACCCGCAACATCGTCGACGTGCTGGACGCCCAGCGCCAGCTGTACAGCTCGGTACGCGACTACAACAACGCCCGCTACGACTACATCCTCGACAACCTGCGCCTGAAGCAGGCCGCCGGCACCCTGAGCCCGGGCGATCTGGAAGCCCTGGCCGGCTTCCTCAAGCCCGACTACGACCCGGACAAGGACTTCCTCCCGCCGGATCTGGCCAAGGCTGCCGAAGCCAGCCTGAAAGGCGACACGGAATACTGA
- a CDS encoding ABC transporter substrate-binding protein gives MRHSFVPHLHIDIPRSITPWLAGLALASTLGTAQAADNMVVVGYGGAGQKALSDAFFKPFAKASGAPLTESEYNGEMARIKVMADTGSVDWDLVEIEAPDLVRGCEEGMFERLDWQRIGGTDQLIADAAQECGSATMVWSVALAYDAGKLAEAPKSWADFWDVKRFPGKRGLRKRAVYNLEFALLADGVKREDVYKVLATPAGVERAFAKLDQLKPHIQWWEAGAQPVQWLAAGDVTMTSVYSGRIAAAHQEGNNFAVVWPDSLYGMDYWAIIKGSKHVDRAHQLIAFINKADNQADYVKRIPYGPVNQQTFDRLDPALTGWLPSAPQNMAQSLAMDVEFWTDHGEDLEQRFNAWAAK, from the coding sequence ATGCGGCATTCGTTCGTCCCTCACCTGCACATCGATATCCCCCGCTCCATCACTCCCTGGCTGGCCGGACTGGCCCTGGCCTCCACGCTGGGAACCGCTCAGGCGGCGGACAACATGGTGGTCGTGGGTTATGGCGGGGCAGGGCAGAAAGCCCTGAGCGACGCCTTCTTCAAACCCTTTGCCAAGGCCAGCGGCGCTCCCCTGACCGAGAGCGAGTACAACGGCGAAATGGCGCGCATCAAGGTGATGGCCGATACCGGCAGCGTCGACTGGGACCTGGTGGAGATCGAGGCGCCGGACCTGGTGCGCGGTTGCGAGGAGGGCATGTTCGAGCGGCTCGACTGGCAGCGCATCGGCGGCACCGATCAGTTGATCGCCGACGCGGCCCAGGAGTGCGGTTCGGCCACCATGGTGTGGAGCGTGGCGCTGGCCTACGACGCCGGCAAACTGGCCGAGGCGCCGAAATCCTGGGCGGACTTCTGGGACGTCAAGCGCTTCCCCGGCAAGCGTGGCCTGCGCAAGCGCGCCGTGTACAACCTGGAATTCGCGCTGCTGGCCGACGGGGTCAAGCGCGAGGATGTCTACAAGGTGCTGGCCACGCCGGCCGGGGTGGAGCGCGCCTTCGCCAAGCTGGACCAGCTCAAGCCCCATATCCAGTGGTGGGAGGCGGGCGCCCAGCCGGTGCAGTGGCTGGCCGCTGGCGACGTGACCATGACCTCGGTCTACAGCGGCCGCATCGCCGCGGCCCACCAGGAAGGCAACAACTTCGCGGTGGTCTGGCCGGACAGCCTCTACGGCATGGACTACTGGGCCATCATCAAGGGCTCGAAGCATGTCGATCGCGCCCACCAGTTGATCGCCTTCATCAACAAGGCGGACAACCAGGCCGACTACGTCAAGCGCATTCCCTACGGACCGGTCAACCAGCAGACCTTCGATCGTCTCGACCCGGCCCTGACCGGCTGGCTGCCCAGCGCGCCGCAGAACATGGCCCAGTCACTGGCCATGGACGTGGAGTTCTGGACCGACCATGGCGAGGACCTGGAGCAGCGCTTCAACGCCTGGGCGGCGAAGTAG
- a CDS encoding FAD-dependent oxidoreductase, with protein sequence MAFPHLFEPLEIRGKRLKNRIMSSGHDTSMPADNLVNDQLVAYHRARAKGGVGLIVLQVAGVHDSARYTSHVLMATDDACIEGYRRLAEACHAEGTVVLSQVFHPGREIMESADGLLAVAWSASASPNERFRVMPRALDQAMIDEIVAGYGAAARRLCEAGLDGVEIVASHGYLPAQFLNPRVNRRQDGYNGDLDARLRFLREVIQAVRANCSEDFIVGLRISADERDPEGLTEDESLAAVLSLQGQLDYVHLVAGTSASLGGAIHIVPPMAIEAAYLAPTAGSFKARLDIPLFVTGRINQPQEAETILARGQADVCGMTRALICDPQMPNKAGAGRSDDVRACIACNQACIGHFHRGYPISCIQHPETGRELTYDEPKPVTLRKRIMVVGGGPAGMKAAAVAAQRGHDVTLYEAGNQLGGQVLLAQLLPRRAEFGGAATNLQREMELAGVKVLRNVRVDRALVEQERPDLLILATGAKPYWPPFERGGELQVVDAWQVLRGEVQLGRSVLVTDWRGDWIAPGIAERLARNGHQVRLAVNGTHCGESLPLYVRDQMAGELHKLGIPLTPYARLYGCDDSTVYMMHAACNEPMLFEEVDTLVLCQGHEPVDDLGSELVGLVEFRRIGDCLAPRTVEEAIYEGLKVAWEI encoded by the coding sequence CTGGCTTTCCCGCACCTCTTCGAGCCCCTGGAAATCCGTGGCAAGCGCCTGAAGAACCGCATCATGTCCAGCGGTCACGACACCTCGATGCCCGCAGACAACCTGGTCAACGACCAACTCGTTGCCTACCACCGGGCCCGTGCCAAGGGTGGCGTCGGCCTGATCGTGCTGCAGGTGGCCGGGGTCCATGACAGCGCGCGTTACACCTCCCATGTGCTGATGGCCACCGACGACGCCTGCATCGAAGGCTACCGGCGCCTGGCCGAGGCCTGCCACGCCGAGGGCACCGTGGTGCTGTCCCAGGTCTTCCATCCGGGCCGGGAGATCATGGAGTCCGCCGACGGCTTGCTGGCCGTGGCCTGGTCCGCGTCCGCCTCCCCCAATGAACGATTCCGGGTGATGCCCCGGGCCCTGGACCAGGCAATGATCGACGAGATCGTCGCCGGCTACGGCGCCGCCGCCCGACGCCTCTGCGAAGCCGGCCTGGATGGCGTGGAGATTGTCGCCAGCCACGGCTACCTGCCTGCGCAATTCCTCAATCCGCGAGTGAACCGCCGCCAGGACGGCTACAACGGTGACCTGGACGCCCGCCTGCGCTTCCTCCGCGAAGTGATCCAGGCAGTCCGCGCCAACTGCTCCGAAGACTTCATCGTCGGCCTGCGCATCTCAGCCGACGAACGTGACCCGGAAGGCCTGACCGAGGACGAATCCCTCGCCGCCGTGCTGTCCCTGCAGGGGCAGCTGGATTACGTGCACCTGGTGGCCGGCACCTCCGCGTCCCTCGGCGGCGCCATCCATATCGTCCCGCCCATGGCCATCGAGGCGGCCTACCTGGCGCCCACCGCCGGAAGCTTCAAGGCGCGCCTGGACATTCCGCTCTTCGTCACCGGTCGGATCAACCAGCCCCAGGAAGCCGAAACCATCCTCGCCCGAGGCCAGGCCGACGTCTGCGGCATGACCCGGGCCCTGATCTGCGACCCGCAAATGCCGAACAAGGCCGGTGCCGGCCGCAGCGACGATGTGCGCGCCTGCATCGCCTGCAACCAGGCCTGCATCGGCCACTTCCACCGTGGTTACCCCATTTCCTGTATCCAGCACCCGGAGACCGGCCGCGAGCTCACCTACGACGAGCCGAAACCCGTAACCCTGCGCAAACGGATCATGGTGGTGGGCGGCGGCCCGGCAGGCATGAAGGCTGCCGCAGTGGCGGCCCAGCGCGGCCATGACGTCACCCTCTACGAAGCCGGCAATCAGCTCGGCGGCCAGGTGCTGCTGGCCCAACTGCTGCCACGGCGGGCGGAATTCGGTGGCGCTGCCACCAACCTGCAGCGGGAAATGGAGCTGGCGGGGGTGAAGGTGCTGCGCAACGTCCGGGTCGATCGCGCGTTGGTGGAACAGGAACGCCCCGACCTGCTCATCCTCGCCACTGGCGCCAAACCCTACTGGCCGCCATTCGAGCGCGGCGGCGAGCTGCAGGTGGTGGACGCCTGGCAGGTGCTGCGAGGTGAGGTGCAACTGGGCCGCTCGGTACTGGTGACCGACTGGCGCGGCGACTGGATCGCCCCTGGGATTGCCGAGCGCCTGGCCCGCAATGGCCATCAGGTGCGCCTGGCGGTGAACGGCACCCATTGCGGCGAGAGCCTGCCCCTGTACGTCCGCGACCAGATGGCCGGTGAACTGCACAAGCTGGGCATTCCGCTCACGCCCTACGCCCGCCTCTACGGCTGCGACGACAGCACGGTGTACATGATGCACGCCGCCTGCAACGAACCGATGCTGTTCGAGGAGGTGGACACCCTGGTGCTCTGCCAGGGCCACGAGCCGGTGGACGACCTGGGAAGCGAGCTGGTCGGTCTGGTGGAGTTCCGTCGGATCGGCGACTGCCTGGCCCCGCGCACCGTGGAAGAGGCCATCTACGAGGGTCTGAAAGTCGCCTGGGAGATCTGA
- a CDS encoding cupin domain-containing protein has product MSPSLPSPNANAESQFLGTRIRALRKRQGMTLSELAEQSKLTAGYISQLERNLAYPSIPALFNIARSLGVTIQWFFASEAPTSEADRGYVVRRNARTSLHYEDGITDELLSPQPLRQLEMLHSRFPPGTYSEESYSHEGEEAGYVLSGEFELWVGDRHFRLQEGDSFSFSSQEPHRYGNPGDKDALILWVITPPTF; this is encoded by the coding sequence ATGAGTCCCAGCCTGCCGTCGCCGAACGCCAACGCCGAGAGCCAGTTCCTCGGCACACGCATCCGGGCGCTGCGCAAACGCCAGGGCATGACCCTCAGCGAGCTGGCCGAACAGAGCAAGCTCACGGCCGGCTACATCAGCCAGCTGGAACGCAACCTGGCCTACCCCTCGATTCCGGCGCTGTTCAACATCGCGCGCAGCCTGGGCGTGACCATCCAGTGGTTCTTCGCCAGCGAAGCCCCCACCAGCGAAGCCGACCGCGGCTACGTGGTGCGCCGCAACGCCCGCACCAGCCTGCACTACGAAGACGGAATCACCGACGAACTGCTCAGCCCGCAGCCGCTGCGCCAGCTGGAAATGCTCCACTCGCGCTTCCCGCCCGGCACTTACAGCGAAGAGAGCTACAGCCACGAAGGTGAAGAAGCCGGCTATGTACTGAGCGGCGAATTCGAACTCTGGGTCGGCGACCGCCATTTCCGCCTGCAGGAAGGCGACAGCTTCAGCTTCTCCAGCCAGGAGCCCCACCGCTACGGCAACCCCGGCGACAAGGATGCGCTGATCCTCTGGGTCATTACCCCGCCGACGTTCTGA